Proteins found in one Lycium ferocissimum isolate CSIRO_LF1 chromosome 6, AGI_CSIRO_Lferr_CH_V1, whole genome shotgun sequence genomic segment:
- the LOC132059410 gene encoding probable 20S rRNA accumulation protein 4 isoform X2, producing MGGVFLGMPAAWAGHMHEAADHYTTKIGGLPDWPIPRPSTSVDLLKCSACKSDLCLLAQVYAPISKKSLNIEERVIYVFGCLMPECSRTTDSWRAIRIQKAVNTEGLKSQSYKAVASPASDSKKEWKKDIWSLDSLEEDDDDDDDDDDDNIDLAELGRALSEAASMASHSKKQNHGRELTPKTSSPVCAARVVDKRLPVIPCFYIYAEEEKFSKKDTSVCSKHISSPIKDHENDPETREETWEVEDYEYDKALNADRVYLKFKKRVDAYPEQCFRYSYGGKPLLASGDAGDPGTCRLCGAARHYEMQLMPPLLYFLQEAVSEKEKHALDNWNWMTLIVYTCSQNCSKDNSSDDGWIVAEEAVVVQYE from the exons ATGGGGGGAGTGTTTCTAGGCATGCCAGCAGCGTGGGCAGGTCATATGCATGAAGCTGCCGACCACTATACAACAAAAATTGGTGGACTTCCT GATTGGCCTATTCCTCGTCCTTCAACAAGTGTTGATCTTTTAAAATGCAGTGCTTGTAAGAGCGATTTGTGCCTTCTTGCACAG GTTTATGCCCCAATTTCAAAGAAAAGTTTGAACATCGAAGAGCGTGTAATCTATGTTTTTGGCTGTTTGATGCCAGAATGTAGCAGAACTACT GACAGCTGGAGAGCTATTAGAATCCAAAAGGCTGTAAATACTGAAGGTTTAAAGAGTCAATCTTATAAGGCTGTTGCCTCACCTGCATCAGATTCAAAGAAAGAATGGAAGAAGGATATATGGTCATTGGACTCTTTGGAAgaggatgatgatgacgatgacgatgatgatgatgataacatAGACCTTGCTGAGTTGGGTAGAGCACTTTCCGAAGCTGCAAGCATGGCTTCTCACTCCAAGAAACAAAACCATGGTCGTGAATTAACTCCCAAAACTTCATCCCCTGTCTGTGCAGCCAGAGTAGTTGATAAGAGATTACCAG TGATTCCTTGCTTCTATATATATGCTGAGGAAGAGAAATTTTCTAAGAAGGATACTTCTGTCTGTTCAAAACACATCTCATCACCAATCAAGGACCATGAAAATGATCCTGAGACTCGAGAAGAAACATGGGAGGTGGAAGATTATGAATACGACAAGGCATTGAATGCTGACAGGGTTTACCTTAAGTTCAAAAAGCGAGTAGACGCATATCCAGAACAATGTTTCAG ATACTCATATGGGGGAAAGCCGCTTCTGGCTTCTGGAGATGCTGGCGATCCAGGGACGTGCAGGCTCTGTGGTGCAGCACGTCACTATGAAATGCAGCTGATGCCCCCATTGCTATATTTTCTGCAGGAAGCAGTCAGCGAGAAAGAAAAACATGCTTTGGATAACTGgaattggatgactttaatAGTCTATACTTGTTCACAG AACTGTTCAAAGGATAACTCTAGCGACGATGGCTGGATTGTGGCTGAGGAAGCTGTTGTCGTACAATATGAATAG
- the LOC132059410 gene encoding probable 20S rRNA accumulation protein 4 isoform X1: protein MGGVFLGMPAAWAGHMHEAADHYTTKIGGLPDWPIPRPSTSVDLLKCSACKSDLCLLAQVYAPISKKSLNIEERVIYVFGCLMPECSRTTVSWRAIRIQKAVNTEGLKSQSYKAVASPASDSKKEWKKDIWSLDSLEEDDDDDDDDDDDNIDLAELGRALSEAASMASHSKKQNHGRELTPKTSSPVCAARVVDKRLPVIPCFYIYAEEEKFSKKDTSVCSKHISSPIKDHENDPETREETWEVEDYEYDKALNADRVYLKFKKRVDAYPEQCFRYSYGGKPLLASGDAGDPGTCRLCGAARHYEMQLMPPLLYFLQEAVSEKEKHALDNWNWMTLIVYTCSQNCSKDNSSDDGWIVAEEAVVVQYE from the exons ATGGGGGGAGTGTTTCTAGGCATGCCAGCAGCGTGGGCAGGTCATATGCATGAAGCTGCCGACCACTATACAACAAAAATTGGTGGACTTCCT GATTGGCCTATTCCTCGTCCTTCAACAAGTGTTGATCTTTTAAAATGCAGTGCTTGTAAGAGCGATTTGTGCCTTCTTGCACAG GTTTATGCCCCAATTTCAAAGAAAAGTTTGAACATCGAAGAGCGTGTAATCTATGTTTTTGGCTGTTTGATGCCAGAATGTAGCAGAACTACTGTAAG CTGGAGAGCTATTAGAATCCAAAAGGCTGTAAATACTGAAGGTTTAAAGAGTCAATCTTATAAGGCTGTTGCCTCACCTGCATCAGATTCAAAGAAAGAATGGAAGAAGGATATATGGTCATTGGACTCTTTGGAAgaggatgatgatgacgatgacgatgatgatgatgataacatAGACCTTGCTGAGTTGGGTAGAGCACTTTCCGAAGCTGCAAGCATGGCTTCTCACTCCAAGAAACAAAACCATGGTCGTGAATTAACTCCCAAAACTTCATCCCCTGTCTGTGCAGCCAGAGTAGTTGATAAGAGATTACCAG TGATTCCTTGCTTCTATATATATGCTGAGGAAGAGAAATTTTCTAAGAAGGATACTTCTGTCTGTTCAAAACACATCTCATCACCAATCAAGGACCATGAAAATGATCCTGAGACTCGAGAAGAAACATGGGAGGTGGAAGATTATGAATACGACAAGGCATTGAATGCTGACAGGGTTTACCTTAAGTTCAAAAAGCGAGTAGACGCATATCCAGAACAATGTTTCAG ATACTCATATGGGGGAAAGCCGCTTCTGGCTTCTGGAGATGCTGGCGATCCAGGGACGTGCAGGCTCTGTGGTGCAGCACGTCACTATGAAATGCAGCTGATGCCCCCATTGCTATATTTTCTGCAGGAAGCAGTCAGCGAGAAAGAAAAACATGCTTTGGATAACTGgaattggatgactttaatAGTCTATACTTGTTCACAG AACTGTTCAAAGGATAACTCTAGCGACGATGGCTGGATTGTGGCTGAGGAAGCTGTTGTCGTACAATATGAATAG
- the LOC132059410 gene encoding probable 20S rRNA accumulation protein 4 isoform X3, protein MGGVFLGMPAAWAGHMHEAADHYTTKIGGLPDWPIPRPSTSVDLLKCSACKSDLCLLAQVYAPISKKSLNIEERVIYVFGCLMPECSRTTDSWRAIRIQKAVNTEGLKSQSYKAVASPASDSKKEWKKDIWSLDSLEEDDDDDDDDDDDNIDLAELGRALSEAASMASHSKKQNHGRELTPKTSSPVCAARVVDKRLPVIPCFYIYAEEEKFSKKDTSVCSKHISSPIKDHENDPETREETWEVEDYEYDKALNADRVYLKFKKRVDAYPEQCFRYSYGGKPLLASGDAGDPGTCRLCGAARHYEMQLMPPLLYFLQEAVSEKEKHALDNWNWMTLIVYTCSQVSL, encoded by the exons ATGGGGGGAGTGTTTCTAGGCATGCCAGCAGCGTGGGCAGGTCATATGCATGAAGCTGCCGACCACTATACAACAAAAATTGGTGGACTTCCT GATTGGCCTATTCCTCGTCCTTCAACAAGTGTTGATCTTTTAAAATGCAGTGCTTGTAAGAGCGATTTGTGCCTTCTTGCACAG GTTTATGCCCCAATTTCAAAGAAAAGTTTGAACATCGAAGAGCGTGTAATCTATGTTTTTGGCTGTTTGATGCCAGAATGTAGCAGAACTACT GACAGCTGGAGAGCTATTAGAATCCAAAAGGCTGTAAATACTGAAGGTTTAAAGAGTCAATCTTATAAGGCTGTTGCCTCACCTGCATCAGATTCAAAGAAAGAATGGAAGAAGGATATATGGTCATTGGACTCTTTGGAAgaggatgatgatgacgatgacgatgatgatgatgataacatAGACCTTGCTGAGTTGGGTAGAGCACTTTCCGAAGCTGCAAGCATGGCTTCTCACTCCAAGAAACAAAACCATGGTCGTGAATTAACTCCCAAAACTTCATCCCCTGTCTGTGCAGCCAGAGTAGTTGATAAGAGATTACCAG TGATTCCTTGCTTCTATATATATGCTGAGGAAGAGAAATTTTCTAAGAAGGATACTTCTGTCTGTTCAAAACACATCTCATCACCAATCAAGGACCATGAAAATGATCCTGAGACTCGAGAAGAAACATGGGAGGTGGAAGATTATGAATACGACAAGGCATTGAATGCTGACAGGGTTTACCTTAAGTTCAAAAAGCGAGTAGACGCATATCCAGAACAATGTTTCAG ATACTCATATGGGGGAAAGCCGCTTCTGGCTTCTGGAGATGCTGGCGATCCAGGGACGTGCAGGCTCTGTGGTGCAGCACGTCACTATGAAATGCAGCTGATGCCCCCATTGCTATATTTTCTGCAGGAAGCAGTCAGCGAGAAAGAAAAACATGCTTTGGATAACTGgaattggatgactttaatAGTCTATACTTGTTCACAGGTCAGCCTTTAA
- the LOC132061153 gene encoding agamous-like MADS-box protein AGL61 has translation MEGKKLIGRQKIPMVKIENEDARYASFSKRRSTLYKMASELVQQCDVDIGIVLFSSKDMSHSFFHPTVEVVAHHFLNPNKELSQTTQLVGTHVRNKVIKINSLLEEFEIREEFANKQTLHLDEARKARKIGWWEHIEKFNADDLIKFEAWLNATDFNMRYRLKQLENKVASSSQTSLENANDASNAS, from the coding sequence ATGGAGGGTAAGAAGCTCATTGGACGTCAAAAAATTCCCATggtaaaaatagaaaatgaagACGCTCGATATGCCTCCTTTTCAAAACGTCGATCAACTTTATATAAAATGGCTAGTGAACTTGTTCAACAGTGCGACGTTGACATAGGTATAGTTCTTTTTTCTTCGAAGGATATGTCTCATTCATTTTTTCATCCAACTGTTGAAGTAGTTGCTCATCATTTTTTGAATCCTAATAAGGAATTAAGTCAAACTACACAACTTGTTGGGACACATGTTCGAAACAAGGTGATTAAAATCAATAGCTTACTTGAAGAGTTTGAAATTAGAGAAGAGTTTGCAAACAAACAAACACTTCATCTTGACGAAGCGAGAAAGGCTAGGAAAATAGGTTGGTGGGAGCATATTGAAAAATTCAACGCAGATGACTTAATCAAGTTTGAAGCTTGGTTAAATGCTACTGATTTCAACATGAGATATCGTCTGAAACAATTGGAAAATAAAGTTGCATCTTCATCACAAACTTCTCTTGAGAATGCTAATGATGCATCTAATGCTTCATAA